Within Anolis sagrei isolate rAnoSag1 chromosome X, rAnoSag1.mat, whole genome shotgun sequence, the genomic segment atgaaacttcattatatggcggtgtagatagGGCCTTAAATAACTTGAAAGAGGATAGTTAAAACATGTCTATGCCTTACTCTATGACTTGGAAAGGCAAGCTGTATCGCTGAACACCCAAGTCAGAATCAGCCCCATTGCTGcattttttatttacatttctgatttctggtcaggaaagaaagcctgcaGGAAGAACACCAACTCCTTTGAAATGCATTGCTGGAGGAGACTTCTTCGGCTGAAGACAGCCAAAAAGGCGAAGGAACGGGTCCAAGAGTACAACAGCCTAGGGGCCAAAGAGGACTAAACTGAAGTTGTCATGTTTGGGCATATCATGGAGGAggtgactcattggaaaagatgaGGCTGGAGAAAGCAGGAAGCAATAAACAGAAAGGCTGTATTACAGATGGGTTGAATGACAGATCGTTGTCCTTACTTCATCAcaccagagaatgaatccactttcagtccggtttctgcctcctgcagaattctggagtttgtagtttagtgatgctgttaaaggctcctccctaaactataaatcccagaattctgcaggaggcagaaaccagatttaaagtggatttgttctctagtgtgatgaggtcccttaactactctgctcagatcttgcaaagtCACATCCAAACATTGAAACAGATCTCCAACATGTTGATATTTTCAAAGACAAGTTGACACACACAATTCAGAAATCCGTGTATTATATTCAGCAATCGCGCTCAAACATGCGAGACCATACCGAAATCCTAAAAGACATTTGTCAATTCACTGAGGATTGTTTGGGGTTCACTGCAGAATGGATGCAAGTTGACAGCACatgaaatgccatggctcaatgttatgggatcttcGGAGACGTCGTTTGGTAACAGTGCCTTTTGGTGGAGAAGACTGAAGAccacagtgtcaaactgcattaaatccccAGCATAGACGTGCTCAAAGCTTGGGGATCTCCTCTTTTTACTGTCCAGAGAAGCTGAAGAGAAGTCCTACTGATGTCCTCTTGGATGGCACATTTGACAAACGCAATGGAGCTAATCCTCATCCAATTCAGTCAATGTCTGGCTTAATCAGGTGTCCGTTGAAGATGATGTAGACGTCCGACTCCTCGCCGTAGATGCCGTTCTCCCGTTCCCGCTTGAACATCCTCACCCAGACCTCGTCTCCTTCCTGTAGGCTCAGCATGAGGCTCTGGCTCTGCATTATACTCCGCTCACTGGGCTGGGCATAGAGGATGGCTGCCTCTCCCTCGTTCTTCATGATGTGCAGATAGGTCTCCTTGTAGTTCCAAGTATGAACGTTCAGGTTAAAGAAGTAGATTCCTGGCACGTAGCAGAAGAACTTCCCCGTGAACATGTTGAAATGACCATGGAGGTTGACCAGTGCTGTGTCGAACACGACGTGCTGGTAGTAGTCTGAACTATGGAGTGCCTTTGTGCGGGCCACGGAGAAGGCAACATAATGCTGCTTGCAAGAATCGCCCGGCCGTCCAGCTTGGCCCTTTTGGCCTTTGCGGCCCAGTTGCCCCTGCGGACCGGGGTCCCCCACTTCACCTTCGGGGCCAGAAATCCCTGGGGCACCCATTTCGCCCTTGTCACCTACAGAGAAATGTTTTCAAAAAGGGATGAGACAGTGCATCAAAAACGTAGCCACAGAGTCATTGCTACTATGCATTAATACACCATGCAAACTAAGTCAGTCATGCAATGTCACAAgacctggacaaaacttggcacacagaacccccatgatgaactCAAGCTGCTGGacaggtttgaggggactgactcacaatagtgggagttgtagtttaccctgcagccagagagcagaatgaatgcagtttgactccacttgaactgccagggctcaatgctatggactcctgggaattgtaatttggagAGGTATCTGCACACTCTGGTAGAGAAGGCCTtcgaaaactacaactccctgacaCATCTATACTGTACAATGAATGCAATTTAACCACACTTGAATTactagggctcaatgctatggatgcctgcaggggcggctcaacccattacgcaaagtaagcatttgcagtatagttgattttgcccaggggtgctcttgaggcgctcttgggggaaaatagaccttgacatatgcgagttgtagttactgggatgtataattcacctacaatcaaagagcattctgaactccaccaatgatggaattgaaccaaatatggcacacagaactcccacgacaaacagaaaatatatattagtgtattgtcgaaggctttcatggctggaatcactcagttct encodes:
- the C1QTNF8 gene encoding complement C1q tumor necrosis factor-related protein 8 produces the protein METLFLLLLASFLPASISHGPEASLPRKEGQRPPSCLRCCGPSEQPASITASRFARMTSDSFYRLPRIRPTIDITILKGDKGEMGAPGISGPEGEVGDPGPQGQLGRKGQKGQAGRPGDSCKQHYVAFSVARTKALHSSDYYQHVVFDTALVNLHGHFNMFTGKFFCYVPGIYFFNLNVHTWNYKETYLHIMKNEGEAAILYAQPSERSIMQSQSLMLSLQEGDEVWVRMFKRERENGIYGEESDVYIIFNGHLIKPDID